A genome region from Scleropages formosus chromosome 6, fSclFor1.1, whole genome shotgun sequence includes the following:
- the nkx6.1 gene encoding homeobox protein Nkx-6.1 — MLAVGQMDGSRQSAFLLSTPPLAALHSMTEMKTPLYPAYPLSSTGPTSSTSPSATSPNPGGIPVSSPGIKPSAAGLSSLGSPQQCAAATPHGINDILSRPSVVSSGAAAAAVAASSSAGILSGLPRFSSLSPPPPHGLYFSPSAAAAVAVARYPKPLTELPGRTPIFWPGVMQSPHWRDARFACSPHQSSVLLDKDGKRKHTRPTFSGQQIFALEKTFEQTKYLAGPERARLAYSLGMTESQVKVWFQNRRTKWRKRHAAEMASAKKKQDSETERLKGASENEEEDDEYNKPLDPNSDDEKITQLLKKHKPNSSLHMHTSENESS; from the exons ATGTTAGCGGTGGGGCAGATGGACGGGTCCCGTCAGAGCGCCTTTCTTCTTAGCACGCCTCCGCTAGCCGCTCTGCACAGCATGACCGAGATGAAGACCCCCCTGTACCCGGCATATCCCCTTTCTTCCACCGGACCCACCTCGTCTACCTCCCCCTCGGCCACCTCCCCGAATCCCGGGGGGATCCCCGTCTCTTCCCCGGGAATCAAACCGTCGGCCGCCGGACTCTCATCCCTCGGATCCCCCCAGCAGTGCGCGGCCGCCACCCCTCACGGAATAAACGACATCCTGAGCCGCCCCTCGGTGGTTTCTtcgggggcggcggcggcggccgtGGCAGCCTCCTCCTCGGCCGGGATCCTGTCCGGACTGCCCCGCTTCAGCAGCCTGAGCCCCCCGCCTCCCCACGGGCTCTATTTCAGCCcgagcgcggcggcggcggtggcggtggcgcgTTACCCCAAACCCCTGACGGAGCTCCCCGGGAGGACCCCCATATTCTGGCCGGGAGTCATGCAGAGTCCGCACTGGAGAGACGCCAGATTCGCTTGTTCGCCGC ATCAGAGCTCGGTGCTGCTGGACAAAGACGGCAAGAGGAAACACACGAGACCCACGTTCTCCGGGCAGCAGATCTTCGCCCTGGAAAAGACCTTTGAACAGACCAAGTACCTGGCGGGACCCGAGAGAGCCCGGCTGGCCTACTCCCTGGGAATGACGGAGAGCCAGGTGAAG GTTTGGTTTCAGAACAGGAGGACGAAGTGGAGGAAGAGGCACGCGGCCGAGATGGCTTCGGCCAAGAAGAAGCAGGACTCGGAGACGGAGCGGCTCAAGGGCGCGTCCGAgaacgaggaggaggacgacgagtACAACAAGCCCCTGGACCCGAACTCGGACGACGAGAAAATAACGCAGCTGCTGAAAAAGCATAAACCGAACTCCTCTCTGCACATGCACACGTCGGAGAACGAGAGCTCGTAG
- the rpl17 gene encoding large ribosomal subunit protein uL22, with protein MVRYSLDPENPTKSCKSRGSNLRVHFKNTRETAQAIKGMHIRKATKFLKDVMVKRQCVPFRRYNGGVGRCAQAKQWNWTQGRWPKKSAEFLLHMLKNAESNAELKGLDVDSLVIEHIQVNKAPKMRRRTYRAHGRINPYMSSPCHIEMILTEKEQIVPKPEEEVAQKKKISQKKLKKQKLMARE; from the exons ATGGTCCGCTACTCGCTCGATCCCGAGAACCCCACCAAAT CATGCAAGTCCAGGGGGTCAAATCTCCGGGTTCACTTCAAG AACACTCGTGAGACTGCCCAAGCCATCAAAGGGATGCACATCCGCAAGGCAACCAAGTTCTTGAAGGATGTGATGGTCAAGCGCCAGTGTGTGCCCTTCCGCCGCTACAATGGGGGTGTTGGCCGGTGTGCCCAG GCCAAGCAATGGAACTGGACACAAGGGCGTTGGCCCAAGAAGAGTGCCGAGTTCCTTCTGCACATGCTCAAGAATGCTGAGAGCAATGCTGAGCTCAAG GGCCTTGATGTGGACTCCCTGGTCATCGAGCACATTCAGGTGAATAAGGCTCCCAAGATGCGCCGTCGAACGTACCGTGCCCATGGACGCATCAATCCCTACATGAGCTCACCCTGCCATATTGAGATGATCCTCACGGAAAAGGAGCAGATCGTGCCCAAGCCAGAGGAGGAGGTTGCTcaaaagaaaaag ATTTCccagaagaagctgaagaaacaaaagCTTATGGCACGCGAGTAA